In Streptomyces sp. NBC_00448, the following are encoded in one genomic region:
- the purB gene encoding adenylosuccinate lyase produces the protein MTAKPRIPNVLAGRYASAELAALWSPEQKVVLERRLWLAVLRAQADLGIEVPPGAIEDYERVLQQVDLDSIAEREKVTRHDVKARIEEFNALAGHEQVHKGMTSRDLTENVEQLQIRLSLEHARDRTVAVLARLGQLAGQYGELVMAGRSHNVAAQATTLGKRFATAADELLVAFGRVEELLARYPLRGVKGPVGTAQDMLDLLGGDSGRLAELEHRVAEHLGFSRAFSSVGQVYPRSLDYEAVTALVQLAAAPSSLAKTIRLMAGHELVTEGFKPGQVGSSAMPHKMNTRSCERVNGLMVVLRGYASMTGELSGDQWNEGDVSCSVVRRVALPDAFFAFDGLLETFLTVLDEFGAFPAVVSRELDRYLPFLATTKVLMGAVRAGVGREAAHEAIKENAVASALAMREQGTERNELLDRLAADPRIPLDRAALDALMADRLSFTGAAGDQVAEVARRVEEVVKAYPRAAAYRPGAIL, from the coding sequence CAGGCGGACCTGGGCATCGAGGTGCCGCCGGGGGCGATCGAGGACTACGAGCGGGTGCTGCAGCAGGTCGACCTCGACTCGATCGCGGAGCGCGAGAAGGTCACCCGGCACGACGTGAAGGCCCGGATCGAGGAGTTCAACGCGCTCGCCGGGCACGAGCAGGTGCACAAGGGCATGACCTCGCGCGACCTGACCGAGAACGTCGAACAGCTGCAGATCCGGCTGTCCCTGGAGCACGCGCGGGACCGCACGGTCGCGGTGCTCGCCCGGCTCGGCCAGCTCGCCGGGCAGTACGGCGAGCTGGTGATGGCGGGCCGCTCGCACAACGTCGCGGCGCAGGCGACCACGCTCGGCAAGCGGTTCGCCACGGCGGCCGACGAGCTGCTGGTGGCGTTCGGGCGGGTCGAGGAGCTGCTGGCGCGGTATCCGCTGCGCGGCGTGAAGGGCCCGGTCGGCACCGCGCAGGACATGCTGGACCTGCTCGGCGGGGACAGCGGCAGGCTCGCCGAGCTGGAGCACCGGGTCGCCGAACACCTGGGCTTCTCGCGGGCGTTCAGCTCCGTCGGCCAGGTCTACCCGCGCTCGCTGGACTACGAGGCGGTGACCGCGCTGGTGCAACTGGCAGCGGCGCCCTCGTCGCTGGCCAAGACGATCCGGCTGATGGCCGGGCACGAACTGGTCACCGAGGGCTTCAAGCCCGGCCAGGTCGGCTCCTCGGCGATGCCGCACAAGATGAACACCCGCTCCTGCGAGCGGGTCAACGGCCTGATGGTGGTGCTGCGCGGCTACGCCTCGATGACCGGTGAGCTCTCCGGCGACCAGTGGAACGAAGGCGACGTGTCCTGCTCGGTGGTGCGCCGGGTGGCGCTGCCGGACGCGTTCTTCGCGTTCGACGGGCTGCTGGAGACGTTCTTGACGGTGCTCGACGAGTTCGGGGCGTTCCCGGCGGTCGTCTCGCGGGAACTGGACCGCTACCTGCCGTTCCTGGCCACCACGAAGGTGCTGATGGGCGCGGTGCGGGCCGGGGTGGGCCGGGAGGCCGCGCACGAGGCGATCAAGGAGAACGCGGTCGCGTCGGCGCTGGCCATGCGCGAGCAGGGCACCGAGCGCAACGAACTGCTGGACCGGCTCGCCGCCGACCCGCGTATCCCGCTGGACCGGGCCGCGCTGGACGCGCTGATGGCCGACCGGCTGTCGTTCACCGGCGCCGCCGGCGATCAGGTCGCGGAGGTCGCTCGCCGGGTCGAGGAGGTCGTCAAGGCGTACCCGCGCGCGGCGGCGTACCGGCCGGGGGCGATCCTCTGA